One window of the Equus caballus isolate H_3958 breed thoroughbred chromosome 2, TB-T2T, whole genome shotgun sequence genome contains the following:
- the FGG gene encoding fibrinogen gamma chain: protein MSWSLYPRNLILYFYTLFLLSSTCLAYVATRDNCCILDERFGSYCPTTCGIADFLSNYQTSVDKDLQDFEDILHRAENQTSEAEQLIQAIRTSYNPDEPPKTGRIDAATRESKKMMEEIVKYEALVVTHESTIRFLQDIYNSNNQKIINLKQKVAQLEAKCQEPCRDTVHIQDTTGKDCQDIANKGAKESGLYFIKPLKAKQQFLVYCEIDATGNGWTVLQKRLDGSVDFKKNWIQYKEGFGYLSPTGTTEFWLGNEKIHLISTQTTIPYVLRVQLEDWNGKTSTADYSTFRVGPENDKYRLTYAYFMGGEAGDAFDGFDFGDDPSDKVFTSHNGMQFSTWDNDNDRFEGNCAEQDGSGWWMNKCHAGHLNGVYYQGGTYSKSSTLNGYDNGIIWATWKSRWYSMKKTTMKIIPFNRIAIGEGQQFHLGAAKQAGDV, encoded by the exons ATGAGTTGGTCCTTGTACCCCCGGAATTTAATTCTGTACTTCTATACTCTTTTTTTGCTCTCTTCAACATGCCTGGCA TATGTTGCTACCAGAGACAACTGCTGCATCTTAGATGAAAGATTT GGCAGTTATTGTCCGACTACCTGTGGAATTGCAGATTTCCTGTCGAATTACCAAACCAGTGTGGACAAGGATCTACAGGATTTTGAAGACATCTTACATCGAGCTGAAAATCAAACCTCAGAAGCCGAACAACTGATCCAAGCAATCCGAACCAGCTATAATCCTGATGAACCACCAAAGACAG GCAGAATAGATGCTGCTACTAGAGAGTCCAAGAAAATGATGGAAGAAATTGTGAAATATGAAGCTTTGGTTGTAACACATGAATCAACTATTCG ATTTTTGCAGGATATATATAATTCAAATAATCAAAAGATCATTAATCTGAAACAGAAAGTAGCCCAGCTTGAAGCAAAGTGTCAGGAACCTTGCAGAGACACAGTACACATACAAGATACCACTGGGAAAG ATTGTCAAGACATTGCCAATAAGGGAGCCAAAGAGAGTGGGCTTTACTTTATCAAACCTCTGAAAGCTAAGCAGCAGTTCTTAGTCTACTGTGAAATCGATGCAACTGGAAATGGGTGGACTGTGCTTCAGAAG AGGCTCGATGGCAGTGTGGATTTCAAGAAAAACTGGATTCAATATAAAGAAGGGTTTGGATATCTATCTCCTACTGGCACCACAGAATTTTGGCTGGGAAATGAGAAGATTCATTTGATAAGCACACAGACTACCATCCCATATGTACTAAGAGTGCAGCTGGAGGACTGGAATGGCAAAACCAG CACTGCAGACTATTCCACGTTCAGGGTGGGAcctgaaaatgacaaataccgCTTGACATATGCCTACTTCATGGGTGGAGAGGCCGGAGATGCCTTTGATGGCTTTGATTTTGGTGATGATCCTAGTGACAAGGTTTTCACATCCCACAATGGCATGCAGTTCAGTACCTGGGACAATGACAACGATAGATTTGAAGGCAACTGTGCTGAACAGGATGGATCGGGTTGGTGGATGAACAAGTGTCATGCTGGCCACCTCAATGGAGTTTATTACCAAG GTGGCACTTACTCAAAATCATCTACGCTTAATGGTTATGATAATGGCATAATTTGGGCCACTTGGAAAAGCCGGTGGTATTCCATGAAGAAAACCACCATGAAGATAATCCCATTCAACAGAATCGCCATTGGAGAAGGACAGCAGTTCCACCTTGGGGCAGCCAAACAG GCTGGAGACGTTTAG